Genomic window (Poecile atricapillus isolate bPoeAtr1 chromosome 10, bPoeAtr1.hap1, whole genome shotgun sequence):
TGTGGTGGttggaggcagcaggaggggaagctccaggtggggctggagctcccAAAGCCCTGCTGGAGGCTCTTACCCCCTTCATGGTGACGGCTGTCTGCACCTTGGAGGCCACGGCGTCCACCCTTGACGCCATCCGCAGCCAGTTGAGGCCCTCGTTCTTTTTGCGGATGGCGTTCTCGGCATAAACCCGGGCACACTCCACGTTCTTCTGCTGCAGGGCCTGCCCACGGAGAGCTCGTGCTCAgagagcccccagggctgcacagcGGCCcccgctgctcctgctggatgGGCTCCCAGCAGGAAACAGCTCTGGTGTGATCCCAAAGCTGGGAATGGCCCAGAGCAGGAATAACGCCCCCCTCGTGTCGCTGGCTGTGCCCCGTGCCCCCcgcagggccagggagggaaTTCCAGCGGCCCcacagggctgagcagcagcaggatcagcCCCACACACCTTCTTGACTTTGGCTTGCTCGGCCTTGGAGTCCTTCTCAGCTTTCTTGGAGagcttctccagctgcttgGCTGTGAACTGCGGGAAGGAGCGGGAGAGCAGCGGGATCCAGCGGGGCAGGACCGGGCACAGGCAGGGAATgctctgggctggaagggacctcagagcccatccagtgccacccctgccatggcagggactccttccactggcccaggctgctccaagccccatctaacctggtcttggacacttccagggatggcacagccagagcttctctgggcacctgtgccagggtctccccaccctcccagggtgaattatcccaatatcccatccatcccttccctctggcactgggagccattcccttTGTGCCACCGTGCCAGtgccctcctgtcccccccacCTCTCACTGCCCGCCCCTCTGCCCGCGGCGTTCCGGTCCCCCCGCGGCCCGGGGCCTCCTCCCGTCCCGGTCCCGCCACCGGAGCCCCGATGAGGCCGAGCCAGCGGAACTGCCACCGAGACTCTCCCGGGACCGGCGATAGGGGCCGGAAAGGAGGCGGAAGGGGCTCCGCTGCTCTCACCTTCAGCTGGAAGAGCGTGtctggaaaggaaggagagcaCAGGCTCAGCGACACGACCGGGACCGGGTGACCGGGAACCCCGCCCGGGGACACACGTCCCGGCCATCAGTCCCGGCTCTGACCCCCAGCCGCACCCCTCAGTACCCGCCCGAGCCCCACCGGGAGGCGCCGGTACCCCCCAACCCCCCGGTACCGTCCATCCTGCCCGCCGCCGCTTCCGGGTTCTGCCGCCGCTTCCGGGTGACGCTGACGCTACTTCCGGGGTGCGCGCGCTGAGTGTCGCGAGACCGACGCGGCGGGGGAGGTCACGTGGACAGCGGGAAccctgggggggaggggtcgGAGCGAAGGGGCGGGGCCGAGATGAGGCGGAGCCAATGGGGGCGGGGCAGGGAAGAGGCGGGGTCAATGGGGGCGggccagggaggaggaggggccAATTGGGGCGGGGCTATGCCGGGACAGGGTCGTTATTGGTTCCTCCGTAGCAACCGTTGCCAGAGGCTTAATGCGAGTGGGCGGGGCCTGCGGGTGGGCGGAGCCTGCGGCAGGATAATACCCGGCGTGCGCGGGATTCGCCATCGCCGACATGGCGGCGGCTGAGGCGGGACCGGCACCGGAATCGGGACCGGCACCGGAATCGGGACCCGCACCGGAATCGGGACCCGGGTCGGGACCGGCCGAGCCAGAGCTGGAACCCCTGCGGCTGCGGCGACTGCGGGGCGACGGCTTCTTCGAGGTTCCGGCAGCCGATCGGGTTGGTGCAGCGGGTCCCCGGGGGTGTGAGAGCgctcggggccggcgggggTCCCGGTGAGGAGCCCTCGAGGCGGCACCTCCCGGACGCTGCTCTTTGGTTTCAGCTGGGGCGATGCCGCAGCGTGAAGGAGTTTGAGAAGCTGAATCGGATCGGAGAGGGCACGTACGGCATCGTGTGTGAGTACGGGCAGTACCCCCCGGGCCGGGCGGCTCCCGGTGCGCCGGGGCCATGCGGGACCGGGAGGGGATCTCCGAGTTCATCCCGTTCCACTCCCTGCCGTGGGTAGGGACGCCTTCCACTGGATCACAttgctctgtccagcctggccttggacacttccaggcacggggctgccacagctttttcgggcagcctgtgccaggagctcaCCACCCTcgcagggaggaattccttaCGGATAATCCCATCTAAGCCATCTCTGCCAGTGGAAAGCCATTCCCCCGTGGGGAATCCCAGCTCCCCGGGTCGGCAGGGGCCAGATTCCCccctgcagctgagctggggagcTGAGGGGCGGTCGGGACAAACCCAGGTGTGTGTCCTGGTGCCAAGGTggcctgtgctgtccccagacCGTGCCCGGGACACGCTGACCGACGAGACGGTGGCGCTGAAGAAGGTGCGGATGGACAACGAGAAAGATGGTAATGGAGGAGCGGGGGGAacaggggctgctctgtcctggctctggctcctggccattcctgcagctccgctgttcctccttccctcctacAGGAATGCCCATCAGCAGCCTGCGGGAGatcaccctgctcctgcagctccagcaccccaACATTGTGGAACTGAAGGAGGTGGTTGTGGGAAACCACCTGGAGAGGTAAGAGTCCCCTGTCTGTCCTCCCTCTGCCTTTCAAACCTTCCTTGGAGCCCTCAGCCACCTCAGCACACAAACCTGTCCTGGGGAGGCTCTGACCTTACCTTCTCTCCAACAGCATTTTCCTGGTGATGGGATACTGCGAGCAGGACCTGGCCAGTCTCTTGGAGAACATGCAAACACCCTTCTCAGAAGCTCAGGTACGGGGTGGGGCAGGATTTGTGTCCTGACAGGGTGCTGCCATTCCTGCCATAACATGTGGGCACCATGAAGGGCTCCCTAGGCCTTGAGCTGGGGGATTCCAGGGATTCTGATGGAGCCTGGGCTTTGCTGACTCTCAGTAAACCCTTCAGGGACTTcccaggctgggtttggggctggagcaaACTGTCAGGGAAACAGAACTGGGAGAAAATGCCCACCCAGAACCCCCTGggaggacacagggatggagggactGCAGGACACCCCGGTGGGTTTGGCCTGCAGGGGTTTGTGCAGTcagtgctgctcccacagaggccacagctcctgtcctctgtccccaggtgaAGTGCATCATCCTGCAGGTGCTCAAAGGCCTTCAGTACCTCCATGAGAACTACATCATCCACAGGTGGGAgtggcaggatggagctgggggaCAAAGGGGACGCCTTGCACATCATGAGAGCAGGCAGCACCATCAGGAGCGGCTCCTGGTGGGGCTTTGGTGCCCCTCAGCGTGGGAGCAccggcagggcagggaggcCATGGAATGACGGGAGTGGATTTTGCTTGTGGTCTCtcacctccagctgctctgtTTCCCACAGGGACCTGAAGGTCTCCAACCTGCTGATGACCGACAAAGGCTGTGTGAAGATAGGTGAGTCCCAGCACCTGCatctggctgtggctgctctgtgccatgagcagagctcagagctggctcCCTCCTGACCCTGACTCTCTGTTGCAGCTGATTTTGGCCTGGCACGCACCTATGGGATGCCCCCTAAGCCCATGACCCCCAAAGTGGTGACTCTGTGGTGAGTGGCTGGTGCTGGGGTGGGTcctcccagcaggacaggcttgtgccagctctgccaccgAGTGTCCCCTGTGCAGGTACCGCgcaccagagctgctgctggggatgaCAACCCAGACCACCAGCATCGACATGTGGTAAGggggggatgctgaggctgcCTGGATGGAACTGGGGGGCTGCAAACTGCAGGGGGATCACTGGAGAGGCTCC
Coding sequences:
- the CHMP1A gene encoding charged multivesicular body protein 1a isoform X1, which encodes MGLGAAWASGRSPCHGRGGTGWALRSLPAQSIPCLCPVLPRWIPLLSRSFPQFTAKQLEKLSKKAEKDSKAEQAKVKKALQQKNVECARVYAENAIRKKNEGLNWLRMASRVDAVASKVQTAVTMKGVTKNMAQVTKALDKALSSMDLQKVSAVMDKFEQQVQNLDVHTSVMEDSMSSATTLSTPQEQVDSLIVQIAEENGLEIMDQLNQLPEGASAVGESSVRSQEDQLSRRLAALRN
- the CDK10 gene encoding cyclin-dependent kinase 10, with translation MAAAEAGPAPESGPAPESGPAPESGPGSGPAEPELEPLRLRRLRGDGFFEVPAADRLGRCRSVKEFEKLNRIGEGTYGIVYRARDTLTDETVALKKVRMDNEKDGMPISSLREITLLLQLQHPNIVELKEVVVGNHLESIFLVMGYCEQDLASLLENMQTPFSEAQVKCIILQVLKGLQYLHENYIIHRDLKVSNLLMTDKGCVKIADFGLARTYGMPPKPMTPKVVTLWYRAPELLLGMTTQTTSIDMWAAGCILAELLAHKPLLPGTSEIHQIDLIVQLLGTPNENIWPGFSKLPLATQYTLRKQPYNNLKHRFPWLSEAGLRLLNFLFMYDPKKRATAKDCLESSYFKEKPLPCEPELMPTFPHHRNKRAAGTAAESQAKRSKP